The following nucleotide sequence is from Paenibacillus odorifer.
CGTAGATGCAGCAGCTATTTTCCAAGATGCCCGGAACACGGTCGTTAAGGATTATCCAAAAGTATTTGAAGATACTCAAGTTCTCGCCTTTACTGATAAAATTCCTAACGATACGATTTCGGTCCGTTCAGATATGAATAAAGAATGGATTGAAAAAATCCAGCAGGCATTCATTGATATCGCAGCTGACACAGAAGGCCATGAGATTATCAAAGACATTTACTCTCATGAAGGTTATGTGAAATCACAAGACAGCAACTTTGACATTGTTCGCGAATACAACAGTAAAGTAAAAACAGAGTAGAACAGGCCGTTCAAGGATACAACGATGTTGGTGTATAACAGGCATTAAGGATAGCCAGCTCCGGATTCCCCCCCGGATCTGGCTATCTCTTTTATACGAATATACGAAAACACATAAAGGGATGATTTCATGATAGAGCTTCGTAATGTATCCAAAACGTATCTAAACGGAACCAAAGGATTAAACAACATTAACCTGACCATTCCAGCCGGAGAATTTGTAGCTATTGTTGGTCTTTCGGGAGCAGGGAAGTCGACCTTGCTGCGTTCCATTAACCGGCTTCATGATATTTCCGAAGGTAATATTCTTATTAACGGACAGTCCATTACGAATGCAAAAGGAAGCCGGCTACGAATGATCCGTAGGAATATCGGAATGATCTTCCAAAGCTTCAACTTAGTGAAACGTACGACGGTGCTTCGTAATGTTTTGGCAGGACGGGTGGGCTATCATTCCACACTGCGGACGATACTTGGCAGATTCCCACAAAAGGATATCGATTTAGCCTTCGAATCGCTTGATCGGGTAAATATCGCCGAGAAGGCCTATACACGTGCAGATCAGCTATCTGGAGGTCAGCAGCAACGTGTAGCTATTGCCCGTGTTCTTGCGCAGGAGGCACAGATTATCCTCGCAGATGAACCTGTAGCTTCACTAGATCCGCTCACAACCAAGCAGGTTATGGATGATCTAAAGAAGATTAATATGGAACTCGGGATTACGACCATTGTGAATTTGCATTTTATTGATCTGGCTAGAGAATACGCTACCCGGATTATCGGGCTCCGGGCAGGAGAGGTTGTCTTCGATGGTCCTGTATCAGAGGCAACCGATGAGAGGTTTGCTGAGATTTACGGCAGACCGATTCATCAGGATGAGTTGTTGGGTGAGCCTGTACTCGGAGGCGTGTGAGATGAGTGTGAATGCAGAGAAGCTACATCCCAAACCGCCAAGAAAGATAAAACATTATTTTACAGCCATTATATTAGTAGTATTACTGTGGAGAAGTGCTGTCTTAACCGATTCATCCTTCGGAGAGCTGATTTCCGGTCTGCCGAATATGCTTGATTTGCTTAAGGAAATGTTTCCCCCGAACTGGGGGTATTTTGACAACATTATAGATGCGATGCTGGAGACGATCCGGATGGCGCTGGTTGGCACAACGTTTGGTGCCATTCTTGCGGTTCCGGTTGCGCTGTTGTGTGCAAGCAATATTACGCAAAGCCGTTGGCTTCATTATCCGGTCCGTATGCTGCTGAACCTGATCCGCACGATTCCCGATCTGCTGTTGGCTTCTATCTTTGTGGCCATTTTCGGCCTCGGTGCGCTTCCTGGGATATTTGCTTTGACGATATTTTCGTTGGGGCTGATCGCCAAGCTTACCTATGAAACGATGGAGACGATTGATCAAGGACCTTTGGAAGCAATGACTTCAGTGGGGGCTAATAAGATTCAACGCATTATGTTCGGAGTCATTCCACAGGTACAGGCTCATTTTATGTCTTATGTCCTATATGCCTTCGAGATTAATGTTCGTGCTGCGGCGGTTTTAGGTCTGGTAGGAGCGGGTGGGATCGGCCACTATTATGAAGTCACCCTAGGCTTTTTGGAATACGATAAGACTTGCACCATCATCTTGTTCACATTAGCAGTAGTACTGATTATTGATTATGTAAGCACTAAGCTGCGGGAGAAATTAATATGAGTAAATCATGGAATACCCTTGTCCCTAAACCCCGTAAAAATCGTTTTCGTTGGCTGATTTATGTAGCCCTAGCTGCGTTATATATTTGGGCTTTTTCGGGAGTGCCGTTTAATGGATTCAAAGAAACCGCCGGGATCATTACTAAAGCAATTTTTGCCGGGATATTCTCACCTGACTGGGCCTTCGTTTATTTACCAGATGGGGAGGATCTCCTGCGGGGATTGCTCGAGACGTTAGCTATTTCAATCCTAGGCACTTTTATCTCGACCTTTTTATGTATTCCTTTTGCATTTTGGGCTGCAGTTAACATGAGCAAGGGAAAGGTAATTTCAGGTTCCGGCAAGCTGATGTTGAGCTTTATACGAACCTTCCCTGAGATTATTATGGCTTTGTTATTCATCAAGGCTGTTGGACCGGGTTCTTTTGCAGGTGTGCTGGCTCTGGGACTACATTCGGTGGGCATGCTCGGCAAATTGTTCGCGGATGAGATTGAGAATATCGACAACGGTCCACTCGAAGCTTTAATTTCTTCTGGCGCCAGCCGCATGCAGGTATTGTGGTTTGCGGTGTTACCGCAGGTGCTGCCGGGATTCTTATCCTATACCTTATATAGATTCGAAATTAACGTTCGTTCGGCTACGATTTTAGGTGTGATTGGAGCAGGGGGGATCGGCACACCGTTAATCTTCGCGCTCAGTTCACGGAATTGGGACCGCGTGGGGATTATACTGCTAGGTATCATTGCGATGATCACAATTATTGATTTGATTTCCGGCAAGATCCGGAAGAAGCTGGTGTAATCGAGTTGCATAATGATATGTGAGACAAAGACCTCCTTAGGGTATGAACCGAACCTAGGGGAGGTCTTTTATGATATGATCCATACTATATTGGACCATTCGAAAATGGATGAAAAAGTAATAATTATTTTTTCTGAAACATATGTTGGTCTATCCGACTTGTACCAAAGGAGTTGAAGGTTTGGAATCTGCGCTTATTGGCAGCTTTGTATCGGCAATGGCTACCGTTCTTGGAGCATTTCCGATCCTGTTCGTGAAGAGGTTATCCGAGAAGTGGAAAGATATCCTCGTAGCCTTCACTGCGGGGATTATGGTGTCCGCCTCCACGTTTGGACTCATGCCGCAATCGATCAAAGAATCGGGGATTATCGCTTTAACCTTGGGCTTGATTACCGGAGTGCTGCTGCTTGATTTAATTGAAAATAACATCCCGCATATCGATGTGGAGAATAAGCCCGGTTATACCAATATGGATTCAAAAGCGCTGCTTGTTATGATTGCGCTGTTCATCCACAACATACCAGAAGGCCTCAGTACAGGTTTCAGTTATGCCAGCGAACAGGCCAGTTTAGGTCCTACCGTGGCGATTGCCATTGGCGCACAGAATATGCCGGAAGGTTTGATTCTTGCAGTCTTTCTAATGAATTCGCGAACAAGCAAGCTAAAAGCCTTAGGAATCGTTACGCTTACCGGTTTGATGGAGATGGTATCTGCGGTGATCGGGTATTTTACTGCCAGTTACCTGCATAATGTTGTGGGTTATGGTCTCGCTTTTGCAGCCGGAGCTATGCTCTTTATCGTCTACAAGGAGCTGATTCCGGAGAGTCATGGCCATGGTTATGAGCGGCCTTCGACGTATTCGTTTATTTTTGGATTATTGATCATGGTGTACATCACGCAGATATTTGGGTGAGCAAATAGAACTCTAATCTATAAAAAAGAAGACCAATGAAATGCCAGAGCAGCTTTAAGCTGCCTGACCTCATTGGTCTTTGTCTTGTTATAACTAAGCTTTATCCCCGCAGAATCGCCTCAATTTGCTCTAGCTCTTCAGCGCTAAGCTCTGGGGCATTTAAGGAAGCGACGGCATCTTCAATCTGGCTTACCTTACTTGCGCCGATCAATGCAGAAGTTACTTTGCCTCCACGGAGTACCCAAGATAAAGCTAGCTGAGACATTTTTTGTCCACGTGCGGCAGCAATCTCGTTCAGTTTGCGAACCTTGCCGATCGCCTCTTCGGTAATGGCATTCTCAGACAGGAATACACTTGGGCCAGCGGCACGGGAATCAGGAGCGATTCCGTTTAGATAGCGATCGGTTAGTATGCCACCTTGTAGCGGGGAGAACACAATGGAGCCGATGCCTTCTTCAGACAATACATCCTGCAAGCCATCTTCAATCCAGCGGGACATCATGGAATAGTTTGGCTGATGAATCAGGCATGGCGTGCCAAGTCGACGCAGAATTTGTGCCGCTTCGCGTGTTTGTTCAGGTCCGTAATTCGAAATCCCGACATACAGCGCTTTACCTTGGCGTACCACGAGGTCCAGCGCAGCCATGGTTTCTTCCAGTGGTGTATTTGGATCTGGGCGGTGGTGATAAAAAATATCAACATAATCCAGTCCCATACGTTTTAAGCTTTGATCTAGGCTGGAGACGAGATATTTTTTGGAGCCCCATTCACCATAAGGACCAGCCCACATATAATATCCAGCTTTAGTCGAGATAACCATCTCATCACGATAAGGGGTCAGATCCTTTTTAAGAATTTGGCCAAAGCTTTCTTCGGCGGAGCCTGCGGGTGGACCGTAATTATTGGCAAGGTCAAAATGAGTGATTCCAAGATCAAAAGCTCTTCTTACCATGGCGCGGCCATTCTCAAATAAGTCGTTGCCGCCAAAGTTATGCCATAGACCAAGCGAGATCGCTGGCAGGAGTAGACCGCTCTTTCCGGTGCGATTATATTTCATATTGTCATATCTGGTAGCGCTTGCGTTATACATGATTTATTCCTCCTATAAACACTTATTACTTAGTAAGTTACGTCCTTATTGTAGCGAAAGATCGCGGACAAACGTATGTCAGCAAGGAAGGAGTTTATAGTACAATGTCATTTTCGAGATGACGGCTACGGTATTCTTTTGGCGAACAACCTTTCACCTTCTTGAACATCCGCGAAAAGAGTAAGGGGTCCTGATAGCCTACAGAACGTGAGATTTCACCAATCGTGCATAGGGTCTCTGTCAGCAGCTCGCACGCCTTAGCGATGCGGAAATTTAATAGATACTGCTGTGGTGGCATACCTATTGTCCGTTTGAACAAGGAGGATAAATATTTGCGATCCAGCTTAAGCGAAGAGGACATCATCTCAACCGAAATATTTTCACAATAATGTGTATGCAAAAAGTGCAGGCATTGCTCGACGTAAATACTCTTTTGACGTGGTAGAGGAAGTACATCTGGAACTGCTGGCACCGCTCGAAGTAACAGAGAGAAGAACTCATACATAATTGCTTTTAGAGGTAGATCCAGGCTGTCCGAAGCTTCAGCTGCTTGTGTCAGGAGCTCGTACAAATTAGGCATAAGCTGCTCATCCATTGGAAAGATCGGATGCTCAGGTGACAAGGCAGTTTTGGCTAAAATATAATCAACCTGCTCCCCGGTAAAAGCTACCCAAGAATAGGTCCATGGATTTGCTATGTCTGCTGTGTAGGCAGTTACGATATGCGGATAGGTGAGAAAAGCTTGTCCTGGTTTAAGATAATGGGTCTGTTCACCCACAGTAACTTCACCTGTTCCTGTATGGATAAAATGTATCTTATATACGTCACGGACCCCAGGCCCAAAAAAATGCCCGGGAAGACACTGCTCCCGCCCCCAGTAATGGAGATGCAAGTCGGGATTGCCTCGGAAGGGACGCTCAGAATTATAGTTAAATATCGCCATGGATGATTCCTTCTCTTTCTTCTATAGAGTTGATCTAGGGTAGTTGTACCCGCTTACTTTTATTATACAGCATATTTTAGAAGGAATATTAACTCGGAATTGCAGGCAATTCAAAGATCGTAGTTTATCCTTGTCCAGTTTGGTTAAGTAAGCTATGAAGCTGAACGTATGAGCTAACTACATCAATAGGAGGTAATGGAGATGAATAAGAGAATAGTGGGTGTCTTTGCTGCCGAATACGAAGCTTCGCGAGCTATTGAGGAGTTGAAGCGTCAGGGCTGTAGGACAGAGGATATTTCGATTATCGCGAGAAATAAAGCGGATGAGGAAACGCTTAGAGACGAGTCGGGAACCGTGGCCCCGGAAGGTATGGCTACTGGTGCAGCTACTGGTGGCCTGCTGGGTGGAGTAACGGGGCTGCTGATGGGAATTGGCGCTTTGGCTATTCCTGGTATTGGACCTATTATTGCAGCAGGACCTCTTGCGGCAACGCTTGCCGGAGCGGCGATAGGCGCAGGCAGT
It contains:
- the phnC gene encoding phosphonate ABC transporter ATP-binding protein encodes the protein MIELRNVSKTYLNGTKGLNNINLTIPAGEFVAIVGLSGAGKSTLLRSINRLHDISEGNILINGQSITNAKGSRLRMIRRNIGMIFQSFNLVKRTTVLRNVLAGRVGYHSTLRTILGRFPQKDIDLAFESLDRVNIAEKAYTRADQLSGGQQQRVAIARVLAQEAQIILADEPVASLDPLTTKQVMDDLKKINMELGITTIVNLHFIDLAREYATRIIGLRAGEVVFDGPVSEATDERFAEIYGRPIHQDELLGEPVLGGV
- the phnE gene encoding phosphonate ABC transporter, permease protein PhnE, producing the protein MSVNAEKLHPKPPRKIKHYFTAIILVVLLWRSAVLTDSSFGELISGLPNMLDLLKEMFPPNWGYFDNIIDAMLETIRMALVGTTFGAILAVPVALLCASNITQSRWLHYPVRMLLNLIRTIPDLLLASIFVAIFGLGALPGIFALTIFSLGLIAKLTYETMETIDQGPLEAMTSVGANKIQRIMFGVIPQVQAHFMSYVLYAFEINVRAAAVLGLVGAGGIGHYYEVTLGFLEYDKTCTIILFTLAVVLIIDYVSTKLREKLI
- the phnE gene encoding phosphonate ABC transporter, permease protein PhnE, with the translated sequence MSKSWNTLVPKPRKNRFRWLIYVALAALYIWAFSGVPFNGFKETAGIITKAIFAGIFSPDWAFVYLPDGEDLLRGLLETLAISILGTFISTFLCIPFAFWAAVNMSKGKVISGSGKLMLSFIRTFPEIIMALLFIKAVGPGSFAGVLALGLHSVGMLGKLFADEIENIDNGPLEALISSGASRMQVLWFAVLPQVLPGFLSYTLYRFEINVRSATILGVIGAGGIGTPLIFALSSRNWDRVGIILLGIIAMITIIDLISGKIRKKLV
- a CDS encoding ZIP family metal transporter, which gives rise to MESALIGSFVSAMATVLGAFPILFVKRLSEKWKDILVAFTAGIMVSASTFGLMPQSIKESGIIALTLGLITGVLLLDLIENNIPHIDVENKPGYTNMDSKALLVMIALFIHNIPEGLSTGFSYASEQASLGPTVAIAIGAQNMPEGLILAVFLMNSRTSKLKALGIVTLTGLMEMVSAVIGYFTASYLHNVVGYGLAFAAGAMLFIVYKELIPESHGHGYERPSTYSFIFGLLIMVYITQIFG
- a CDS encoding aldo/keto reductase, which produces MYNASATRYDNMKYNRTGKSGLLLPAISLGLWHNFGGNDLFENGRAMVRRAFDLGITHFDLANNYGPPAGSAEESFGQILKKDLTPYRDEMVISTKAGYYMWAGPYGEWGSKKYLVSSLDQSLKRMGLDYVDIFYHHRPDPNTPLEETMAALDLVVRQGKALYVGISNYGPEQTREAAQILRRLGTPCLIHQPNYSMMSRWIEDGLQDVLSEEGIGSIVFSPLQGGILTDRYLNGIAPDSRAAGPSVFLSENAITEEAIGKVRKLNEIAAARGQKMSQLALSWVLRGGKVTSALIGASKVSQIEDAVASLNAPELSAEELEQIEAILRG
- a CDS encoding AraC family transcriptional regulator, giving the protein MAIFNYNSERPFRGNPDLHLHYWGREQCLPGHFFGPGVRDVYKIHFIHTGTGEVTVGEQTHYLKPGQAFLTYPHIVTAYTADIANPWTYSWVAFTGEQVDYILAKTALSPEHPIFPMDEQLMPNLYELLTQAAEASDSLDLPLKAIMYEFFSLLLRAVPAVPDVLPLPRQKSIYVEQCLHFLHTHYCENISVEMMSSSLKLDRKYLSSLFKRTIGMPPQQYLLNFRIAKACELLTETLCTIGEISRSVGYQDPLLFSRMFKKVKGCSPKEYRSRHLENDIVL
- a CDS encoding general stress protein, encoding MNKRIVGVFAAEYEASRAIEELKRQGCRTEDISIIARNKADEETLRDESGTVAPEGMATGAATGGLLGGVTGLLMGIGALAIPGIGPIIAAGPLAATLAGAAIGAGSGGLVGGLIGLGIPEEEAESYDNYVDEGHILVMVDVEGEQKEQEVKQIFAKYNSLNAERFEKVANIDPLASERIGNK